The region AATTAGGATTCTACATTTATGCTATCATAAGGTTGGAAGCTGAATAGTATAACACAggcacatttatacatttttttcaccttAAGGTTATAATAATTTTTGATTTTCCATTAgagttactttttatttcactttggcctttgttttttttaaaagtcagttaattttaattagtttttagggtaggtttgttagtttgtattagcttttattatttccaaaatgtttttttttgtagttttattagttgtagcatttgctttattatttttgatatatGGGATAGTTGCGGGTTCAAGTTGAATAAAAGACGTTCACTTTTATTatagtttgttttagttttacaaacacaaaatgtaatttcatgtaattatcacctttttttaaagcactctcATTTTTACTTGATATGTTCACATGTTATGTTattcttatttcatttttgtttgagttGAATCCTATTTAGCACAGGGGGCTATCTTTGGAATGAAATCATCTTTTAGTCTATGAGTGTTTTTTTCATGTTCTCTAATGAACCACAGTCCAACTCTGTTGCAGATAAGCCTCCGTATGAGGGGACAAGGTCAAAGTCCAGCATGAGTATGTCTTGATGTGGCCTTGATAACAACCTGCGCAGGCCATAAAGTGCACAGTTAACCCAAGGATGCTGTGTTTGAGTTTCAGTTTTAAAGAGCAATGCATCATGCGCGTCTTGCTGGATTTTTTCAAGGCGGATGAGCTTGACAAAGTCTCAGAGCAAAGAAACGGAATGAGTAGCGAATATCTGTGAGAGGATTATTTTGAGGTCAAAGCTACCATGATCCACGTTGACGTCCGCTCTCTCACCCAGCCGGTGGGCGTCCTGCGCTTGCTGGCCGCCATCCTCACGTGTATGTCTTTCAGCCTGGTGGCATCCGTGGGCCACGTCCCATCTCCTTACTGGGCCTGGTGCATGTTCACCTGGTGCTTCTGCTTCCTCTTCACCCTCCTCATCGTCATCCTGGAGTTCAGCACCTTCAGCGGCAAGTTGCCTTTTGCCTGGGATGACTTCACCACCGCCTTCGCCATGCTGGCAAGCCTCATGTGCTTGGCCGCCTCCATCATCTACCCGATATTCTTCACCTGCAGCGGCTGCCACCGGCAAATCGGCGCTGCGGTGGTGTCGTGGGTGTGTTGCGGGGTGTACGTCGGCGAGGTGGTTCTAAATCGCATTCGGCCGAGCGGGCAGATCCGAGGCTTCCTCTCCACGTTGCCCGGAATAATGAAGATGCTGGAAACTTTCCTCGCCTGTCTCATCTTTACATCTCTGGAGAAAAGTCAGTACAGCAACTCTCCTGGGCTGCAGTGGTGCGTGGCCGTGTACTCCTTGTGCTTCATTGTAGCCATTCTCATCATCCTGCTCACTGTTGGACAGCTGACCTCACGAATCCCGTTCTTTGACAAGATAGTGATCGTCTATGACATTTTAGCAGCAGTGATGTACTTGACAGCCATGCTGATTTGGCCACTTTTTAGTTTCCGGAACAATCAGAGACCACCAAACTGCGGCCACTTGTGTTCATGGGATAAGCTGGTGATGGTCACTTTCATGACAATTCTCAACTTCTGTGTTTACACCTTGGACTCCGTCTACTCTATACGGCTTGTGTTGTGTGTCAGCTCAGAGTGAAGCTGttgttaaaagtgaaaaatagtTCTTAAATCATTGtgtgcacacacatttttgataaCTTTTTTATACAATAGAATgtccattgtattttttttattctctatAAAATGTCTGGAGTTCTATCATTGTAAACTTTCTAAGTTAATGCATACATAAAGTGCTGATCTGGTGTATAGTTAATGATTAAAACCGTATCACTGCCATAAAGAGGGAAACACTTTAAATAGCCTTCAGAACTTTGCATCCTAATACAATGAAAAGGATCAAACAGTGCATCACTTTATTACCATCATAAACCACTACGTGATTATAGCTGTGACATTGTgtcacaattaactcattcactgccattgatgaagattgaattcatttgaactctttccattagtttcacatttttttccacttttgttaacaagagtatgaaaacctaggaaagagtttaaataattaaataattcaataaaaaagaaaatattattaaaaaatttgaggcgtcagatgataattttttttattgtaattaatcgcatgacttcaatagttaactcatgactaatcacattttatatctgttctaaatgtacaatacatttttttctaggttttcatactcttgttaacaaaagtggaaaaaatgtgaaagtaatagaaatagttcaaattaaattttgacatctagaaagtaatagaaatagttcaaataaaattttgacatctagaaagtaatagaaatagttcaaataaaattttgacatctagaaagtaatagaaatagttcaaattaaattttgacatctatagccgtcaaaggcagtgaatgagttaatcaactgTATCATGTTACATAAACCAGCGAGTCAATTTGCTTCTACAGTgattttatgcaaatgagggaTGTCACCACGATTAGCCACAAGTCGCCAGCATTCCATTCCACAACGGCGCATGATTGCGCAAACTTCCTGTTACGCCCAATTCTACCTGTGCAAAGTCTAGAAAAATAtcagaagaaagaaaactccacccattagactgcactttgcgctagacttgcaGCGGGCCCAAAATAGGGCCCTAATATGTAGTACTGGATACTCAATAtactactgtatattatattatcTATACTTTCTGACTGTTAAATAGCCACCACAGttaatattgttaaattaagacacacacaaaataaacaagctGGAACCGTCCAGCAATGAGGAAATACTCTTATCAGCATCTCTCCGTTCACACCTACATGTTACTATccttaacaaaacaaatgtgtgagAGGAAAGAGGATGTAGTTTGTCCTCTGGTTGTTCTACTTTTACATGCTTCATATAAGCTCcaatattctcaaaatgctCCCAAAATCTATAAAATATACTCATAACTACAATAACTGGGAGGGGGAATGTTTGAGGAAGAGCAGTTGAAAATTATGACCAACACAGAACTAAACGCGTACTGATTTGATCTTAGCCACCCCCAGCTTTAGTATTCACATAAATGGCGGTGAATCGAACAATTCTAGACAGAGTCCGACCACAGGCGCCAGCAGGCACAGAAAGGCACTTTACAGAAAGATGGTCTCGCAGCCAGAGGAGACAACAACTCCCAAGGggatgacaaaaaaacatttgaaccaAGACTTCAACGATGTTCACTCTATTTTGCCATGGGTTCGGGTCATTCCCCCTGCCATTCTGTTGTAGGCACAACAAGTTCATTAGTCGTGAAACCAGGTCAATCATGTGTGACTGCTTCCATCATGATTTGCAACAGAGAAGAACCCGAACCTCTCAAGCACTATCTTAACTAGTTTATACATATTTCAGACCAACACCTTAAATACATACAAAGTGtgaaagaacaaaaagaaagagTGGACTCTTTGTAAGGCGTCAATTTGGATTTGATTTATCATTACACGTAGTTACATTACACCCTATCACCAAAGATAGCGTTGATCTCTTCTAGAGCCTCTTAACGGCCCTTAGCAACCACCATACTGTAGATGTACAAGACGACGAGAAGacttctacttcctgttttgcatGCAGTATATCATTTCCTATAGGGTTCGTCCTCTTGCCGGTTTGAGCTGGCTAACCCAGCTGATTTGGAGCGAGAGGCGGGCTACACACTGGAATGGTTTGAAAttgaattacatttaaaatatttgcttAGCCTAACATGCGTGTGTTTTGTTTAGAATGAGGCAGAGTAAAGTAGGCAGAGAAAAACCCACAAACGTGCAGGGAGGATGTGAAAACTTCACACAGGAAAGCCCAAAATCGAACCTAGAGCTTCAGAAGTGTAAGGTGTGTTAATCCCTTGTCTACTACCGCCACACTTTTAACAGAAAAGACAGGCAAATGATCTGTTTTGGTTAAAagcaattgtatttttatataactTCAGATTAAAATGAAGATGCCCTTTAGGGCTAATTGTGGCTTATGCGTTGTGGTAATTATGGCCTTTTAAAATCAGAACAATGACGTTTACTTATAGCACATCAACAGGCCAATTAGCGCAGATTTTCCACACCAGAGCAGCCTGCCAAAATGCAAatccaaactcatttttgtcaaaCAGATCCACTTCCTGGCATGCAATAATGAAGAGAGTGATCGGGCGTCCCTCAGGCACCTTCCCCACCTTTCCACCACCCATATTTTGACATTCGGATGTGCAAACTGCAATCGAATTACCATTTGCtacaattttacaagaaattATAACAAACACATGACCTCATactcactttatttatttacttgttcAGTCATTGCTGCTGGTTCCATTGAACTTGTATTGTTTTGAAGCCTGTTGTTACGTTCctgtcacggagcggcgtggtgtctgtcggcgtgtgaggtggaggacccaaaatgcagggaggcaggaaaaccacagcaggagtgcgggcaagactggcgtgctttattttacagaaaacactagtgatggcagtgcgacactgaagcttcgatacaagcttcaaaccctgaactacaattccatagaaccactgcttcaaagcttgttttggtgcggaaaaaatcacgtgacataTGACGTCCGAAACAGCGACTGATTCGTTGCCCGAATGAATCACATGCCTGGTTCGCGGTCCAATCACGTGATTCTCGATTCTGACAGGTGACAGGTTGAAACAGTTTTGAATTTGAGCGTCAACCCTTTATGACCGCTCTAAACAATGTACTATTCGTGGCTTGTCGGTGTGTTGCTGGTGCTGTTGAATTGTCATTGCCTTGCGTTGTTACATTTGGTCATTCATGGAGCCAGCCAGGAAGAGAGGTCGTTCGGGAATGTGGGAACACTTCAATCTGATCACTCCTGATAAGGTAGGTGTGCTGGCTGTTTAAAGTTATGTATATAGatcagaatcagaaaaaaactttaattatccccgggggacaattatttattgatctattttttcaaagggcatcttttttttcgttttgaCTTGGACCGGAATGGAACCCGAGTGGCAGGTGATAATTTTACCACTGAACAAACAATGTTTGGTTGTAAAGCTTATGTAAATAGGCGTTACCTTTTTGACTTTCTTCAATTGATTTGACCTCAGTCAGGTGCATGTGTAGAAACACTATATGTAATATGATGCACGCCAGCATCGTCGGTCCCGTGCGAGCGAGTTTTCTCTAAATGTGGAGAAGTtgtgggcaaaaaaaagaaaccggctCAATCCAAAAACAGTGGAAGAGTGTCCCCCATGACCCCCTGTCAGTTACACAAGCACACCCAACCCATGCCATATTTTACCAGCACTTTctcctcaataacaaaatacacacattcatcagTCTTTATTTGTCAATAGAACATGCTATTCGGTGTGAGTCCATCAAagaattttcaaagcaaagatgctttaaatccactgcagccttgcagtttaccagtagaggtcactgtaactgaagcttcgagtaatgaacctattttcaaaacaattggctcaagtggttcagtgcttcacaaaagcttcatttgcccatcactaGAAAACATTAACTGAGGAACtggttagcataaaataaacaaggaactgaaaagacacaaacccaaagtgacagacaagactccgggggtgaccgtgacaagcggcaatgatcccacatggactgatcaccacccgggaacgaAATACatccacactaattgggtaactagccacacctggggccaggcacaggACAGACATGACACCTGTGGTTCAACTGACTCCCAACCCCCCCTCTGGAACCTGGCCAGGATGTTGTgaaagtgtatgtgtgtgtgcgtgcgtgtgtgtgtgtgtgtgtgtgtgtgtgtgtgtgtgtgtgtgtgtgcgtgcgtgtgcgcgcgcgtgtgcgcacgtgtgtgtgtgcgtgcgtgtgtgtgtgtgcgcgcgtgcatgtgtgtgtgtgtgtttgttgcaaAACAAATCAAGTTGATTAGATGAGGCACTCACTGGATTCTTGTAAAATCCCtggaaaataattttcaaaaatatatatattttctgtcATTAGTTATGGACCTctgtcccagctgactttgcgTGAGAGGCGAAGTACATACTAGACTAGTCCCCAGTCCATCACAGGGCtaacaataacaaacaataaTCACTCTGTATTATTATagagtgcactctaaaaactgaaAAGTTGACTCAACTTGAAAAATTTAGGTAAGGATTTGCATGAAAATTTTGAAGTTCTTTCAACTCAACCGCCGTTGTGTAAATGCCACAAGATTACTTTAGTACAAACaacttaatttattttgcaCGCTAGAATCTTAATTAAGTTGAACCAACTTAATTTTCACTGTGTGATACTATTCCATTTAattttacactgtaaaaaaaaaatatatatatatatatatatatatatatacgtatatacagtatatagtgcTGGACCAACTTAAAAGATACAAATTGTTACCTCAATTTATTAAGATTATTCCAAATCCATTTAGTCACTTGTCCTTTTTCTTCAATTCTATTTGAATCATTCAACTACTAATGACATACAATCAGGAACTGGAGTTTCTTTATTTTGGTCAAAGCCACTTGGGTTGCAGTCCCAAGGGTTGGGGATCGAACACACAAACTGCAGCGGGAGACAAGCACTATACCACTTATCCACACCATCGCTTGGCTATGAATATGATGAACTGAACTGAACAGATGACTGCACATTGACATTTCAATAGAAGCTGTACAAGTGCCTCAAAAAGACTTCACTATTTGACAATCATACTGGTCAGACTGATTCAAAGTCACAAACGTATTGAGGCACAATGTCGATCTGCATCTTCTCCACAGAATAGACCAATTTATCCTCACTTAGATGgctgtgacaatcagtggtaattttaccttttttaaactttaatctAAGTTTTTAACTGATTAAAATGTGTACAAGTAACAATATTGTTTTATGCATTGAAACTCCTTGATTTTAAGCTCAACCTACTGTCGCCATGAATCCTTTTTTAGAGTGTTCTTCTTCTGAGGAAATATGTCTTGCCGAAACAATAATCCTAAACTCAGCAGGCAGCATggttaaatacaaaatgacacaTGACAGTCTGTGTGTGTCAAAAGAAATGTATGCATGTTTGTCTAAGGCAGTCGAAATCTGTTGCATCAAATTAGTTCAGAATTTCATGATGTTTAGGAGACACACAAGCAAGCACGTTTTTATGGTAGCATGCACTGAAATTTATCGAACTGGCCAAACGTAAAACTGCATTATTcaagtagaaagaaaaaaaacacttgtgacagGAAGGGAGGAGCTTATGAGTTAAaggcaaaatgagttttgaaaaGCAAtgcatttgcacacaaaaaaagaacagcttgtgtattttttgtggAACAGGTGAAGAAGCAGTTCAAAAGCGAAGATGTTTAAAGAGACGTGTTTTTAATAAGTTTCAATAAGACTACGTGGTTCATACTGGGATTGTTATTCCTTTTCTGGAGCGGACAAACTTGGGACacatttgcaaatgtttgcTGTAAATAATCGTCACCAATGGAATAATTTATAAACTAATACAAGAAATATAATATGGGGAATGGGGCggtatcttatttattttactttctacTTTTCAAATTCTACTTGTGTCCTTTTATTACTGATTATCTaccttgtaataaaaaaaaaatcattcatcatTCATTCACTAAATTCTTGACTTTATATTACACTGCTAAAACCTTGCGATGTCCTTATTGAATGTGTCTTTGAGAGTCTGTGGGCACCCATTAGCCCAGATATCATCTAAATGAGCCATATCATCACCCAGTATGTGTTGTTTGGCTATGCACATCCCTGCGGGGCCACTTTCTATACACAGCTGTGTGTTTACTTACAACCTGGTCCTAGTTGTGACCAGCCTAACAGGTCCTTTCAAAAGACGTCAGCAACTGACCTTTGTGAACAAACCACGTTGGACATGTgaaaaatacagcaacagtGACCTGATTGCACGCAAATTTCATTTAAAGCAGTTTTTCTAAAGATTTCTCCACACTTGTCTAATTTGTATCCCTTCATCCCAAGCAGCCTCAATGTAATTGGGATGAAATGTTGAGCTGTGATCATAGATACACCCACTCGTGGGTGGGACTTTCGCATCAGAAGGTGCGTGATATCTTCCTCGCATAAATACTCACTCTGCATCCATCCTTGACGGGATTTCCGACACAGTTTCGTATCTGAAGTCAAGCTTCCAACACAACCTGCAGAGGACAAAGTTCACCATCATATTTGGGCCTCTCTGAAGATGGCAGAAGGTGCGTGCTGATGTTCGCAAAGATGACTCTTCAAAGTGGCGAGGAAACCGAGCTGGGAAGTTCTTCTCTCTGACCTTCATAATTCTACGACTGTTTTAATGCTGAGAGAGCACAGAGATGGTGGCGCAGAGAAGATGAGGCGCACGCACACAGGTAAGATAATACATCCCATCCTCACCCCTTACTAAATAACACAAACAGAAACAGGGCTCCAGTAAGAGTCAAATTCTACAAACTAAAGACAGATGTGTGAGGGAAACTGTGTATTCAAAACACTTAAGCTGGGATTCACAAGCTTGGTGCTCACATGAGATCCGGCATAATAACTACACAAACATAAAAGATATTATCAATGTGAATATTTCCTCATTAAAATCTGAATTAAAATGAacagtttaattaaaaacaaaacaaaacagtgggctatgttttttaatgggcttttgTAACTTCAAATGTTTAACGAAGGCTTCAATAATGTATCCTCCACATCGTGTAGCTTTGTTTTTCATAGTCAAGCAGAAAAAGGTTTGTATGAGCGCTACATTTACGACATAACTAAACAAATGAAGTTTTTGTGTTTGCTGAATTGAATTTGACAAAAATTGGCCTCCAGCCAAATGAAAATGTAGTCATATAGACAATAATGCTCTCAAAATGGCTAACTGGTGGCCCAAGATGTCAAGCGGCACGTAGCCTGAAGCAAACATGGTGTTTGTTTTCTCAACAATGTGCTGCGGGCATGCACGTCACTCCTGTTTTGGAGCGCGGTTCACTGAATCTTTACATCAAACCCATGGCTGTATTTGTGAAACACGTTTCTACAGCCTCAGGTTGTAAAGGCTGACAGCTAGCATTTATCAAATTAGTGTAGGTCACTCATGAGTACATATCAATGCAACTCAAGTAGGATACCTTTTAAAGCAGTGGTGTTCAACTACCAGCCCGCGGCACAGTACCGATCAGCAAGCCATTTGGTACGGGccgcacacatttttttttcatatatcatACGTCACAATCAGGAATATACGTCAGCACCGCTGTTGCCCGCATCCCACCGGCTCACCCTCGTCGACGACTGGCGAAAAAATTGTACTTCCATGGAACCTGTCCCTGTCAGAAAAATGTTTGGGGACAACTGCCTTAAAAAGTGAGCCTGCTCATATTTACAATATTGTTTCAAATCCACAGGGGCATCTGATACaggcatactgtacatataaccATTTAATTAATGGAACTATTTGaacttatacagtatataaatattacagcaattcattcatttagtaTATGAATGTATGGTCTTAAGGTAAACATGAAAGGTAAACAATGTCAAAATTATCAAGCagttatctagctagctagttagctatgcCTACCCGAAAATGCTTTTAACCTGAATGCCACAATTTACGGAACATCTTGAAGAACTTTATTTAAATGTCtaagtgttttttaatattatttttgtgtaattCAAGCTACCGTAAAATGTATGGAACACATAACGTTGTGGCTTATATAACTAGGAAAAAGTATGAGCTCAAACGTCTGCCATGTAGTGTGAGCCACAATTTAATTGCATGTGCCGCCGTGTTTAATTAACAGTTGACTTTccttcatctttatttatatagcactttcaaACAGCCGTAGCTGTCACAAACGGTGTGTGAACCCACACACCGACACAACACCAAGTGACACCGGAAACAAGCCCCCGGACCGTCCGTCGGCCAAAGAAAGAGCCcgttagctcgctagctagctggtggctaAAGGCTTTCGTCGTGGAGTGGAAAGCCTTTATTCATTCGAATTTGGGCTTGGGTTTTAACAACACTCTTTCTAATGTGTCAAATTAAGAAGATGGATTTATTTTCACTATACAGGGACTTTAAAACTTACCCACATGTCAAAACTTCAAAATGGATAACACTTGTTCTgatccattgttgttgttgtttgctagCATGTGACTGATGCATTCAATGTTGCAAGATTTTGCCATTGTTTTATACATGTTGTACATAAAGATTTCAATTTGTgtctatctttttttcccccataagaTGTGACCAAGTATAATCCATTTGGATAACCCCACCTCAAGATGGCCGAATACAATATCACGTCAGAGTGTGAGGAAGTGGACATGTCTTTCCCTCAGCCCCACCTGACGGACCACAATGTCAGCATGTCCAACGAGACCGAGCCCCTGCACTTCCGTATGGTCACGGCAGTCGTCTACAGCGTGGTCTTCATCGTGGGTCTCCTGGGCAACTCGCTGGCCATCTTCGTGGTGATCCGCTACACCAAAATGAAGACAGTGACCAACATGTACATCCTCAATTTAGCCGTGGCGGATGAACTCTACATCTTAGGGATCCCCTTCTTGGCGACCAACAGCGTGCTTTACTACTGGCCCTACGGGGACTTTTTCTGCAAGGTGTGCATGACGGCCGACGCCATGAGCCAGTTCATGTCAACCTTCTGCCTGACGGTGATGAGCATCGATCGCTACCTGGCGGTGGTTCATCCCATCCGCAGCGCCACGTGGAGGAGGCCGCAGGTGGCCAAGATTTTCAGTGGCGTCCTGTGGGTTGTGTCTTTTCTGGTCGTGCTGCCGGTCACCATCTACTCACATGTACAGGAGGGCCTCAACACCTGCAACATCACATGGCCCGAGATGCAGAACTGGTGGTCTGTTGTTTTTATCCTCTACACGTCCATCCTAGGCTTCTTTGGACCGCTGTTCGTCATTAGCATCTGCTACTTGCTCATTGTCATCAAGGTAAGCAGCTCACTGGCTTTTGACATGGGATCGCCATTAATGTCTTTGTGAAATAATCTCCTTCATCTCTCTCCAGGTGAGGTCAGCAGGCGTGCGTGCAGGTGTGACCAAGCGGCGTAAATCGGAGCGCAAGGTGACGCGCATGGTGGTGATCATTGTCCTGGTCTTCGTACTTTGTTGGATGCCCTTCTTCACTACCAACATTGTCAACCTGGTACACATCATCCCCGAGAACAATGCCACAGCAGCCGTCTACTTCTTCTTAGTCACCCTCACCTACGTCAACTCCTGCGCCAACCCAATCCTATACGGCTTCCTCTCAGATAATTTCAGACAGAGCTTTCAAAAGGTGCTCTGTTCGCACAAACCCAAAGGCGTTGCCTCTGGAAACCAGAGGGACGCACGACAGGCTGCACCCCAGAATGCACCGACCGACAACCACGAGCCTCTTTTGCTAGCCAGGAATCTTCACCACAATGGAAACATACGAAACAACCAGGTAAGACATATTTAAAAAGACCTGACCTAACTAACCCAGTTAAGCATCTTGTATGGAGATTGTATGCTCTCCCCTGTCTGCGTGGGGTTTTCTTTGTCTTACGGCCAGATTCCCAAAACAGGCATGCTAGGCAGTGACGTGCAacgagctctaggtttgggtaggcaggcagtcgcaaattgagacgcacacaccaaattacaaatttgtgcgtcggcaggcgagtgtacaacgtagCCTAgcgtgaccatattttcattttccaaaaaaagaggacactcactcagatacaagatgccatacattgaaactattttaacatatgccccctctgtatgggtagaaaataaaaccaaaaaaaattactctcttttgaagtcttacattttttttgctccgcaatctttttttttttttttttttcttcgagcggggttcgtacccatcgcctcGGGTGCGGCAGCCACTGTCAGCCAATgcgcagtctgccagccacagtaaacgttgcagtgcactctgcctcccatttgccgcacaacgaaaaacggacaatttcaaacccgcccggacgcccggaaagaatgtaataaagtgaatatctccctgtaaaacagcctaattcctcacaaaatcaagctagcaatagcaatagcaatgccaaacaccatgtaaagtgaaacagccattTAATCCAGAAAggcaatctttccttttgcgcCATTCTTTGtaaaaagtacgaataattctttgttcttactttgctgaagatccggtagctaag is a window of Vanacampus margaritifer isolate UIUO_Vmar chromosome 2, RoL_Vmar_1.0, whole genome shotgun sequence DNA encoding:
- the LOC144043242 gene encoding somatostatin receptor type 5-like isoform X1, whose translation is MAEYNITSECEEVDMSFPQPHLTDHNVSMSNETEPLHFRMVTAVVYSVVFIVGLLGNSLAIFVVIRYTKMKTVTNMYILNLAVADELYILGIPFLATNSVLYYWPYGDFFCKVCMTADAMSQFMSTFCLTVMSIDRYLAVVHPIRSATWRRPQVAKIFSGVLWVVSFLVVLPVTIYSHVQEGLNTCNITWPEMQNWWSVVFILYTSILGFFGPLFVISICYLLIVIKVRSAGVRAGVTKRRKSERKVTRMVVIIVLVFVLCWMPFFTTNIVNLVHIIPENNATAAVYFFLVTLTYVNSCANPILYGFLSDNFRQSFQKVLCSHKPKGVASGNQRDARQAAPQNAPTDNHEPLLLARNLHHNGNIRNNQCFQMEAAGKPDNDPSTALNGQSIP
- the LOC144044738 gene encoding myeloid-associated differentiation marker-like — its product is MIHVDVRSLTQPVGVLRLLAAILTCMSFSLVASVGHVPSPYWAWCMFTWCFCFLFTLLIVILEFSTFSGKLPFAWDDFTTAFAMLASLMCLAASIIYPIFFTCSGCHRQIGAAVVSWVCCGVYVGEVVLNRIRPSGQIRGFLSTLPGIMKMLETFLACLIFTSLEKSQYSNSPGLQWCVAVYSLCFIVAILIILLTVGQLTSRIPFFDKIVIVYDILAAVMYLTAMLIWPLFSFRNNQRPPNCGHLCSWDKLVMVTFMTILNFCVYTLDSVYSIRLVLCVSSE
- the LOC144043242 gene encoding somatostatin receptor type 5-like isoform X2 is translated as MAEYNITSECEEVDMSFPQPHLTDHNVSMSNETEPLHFRMVTAVVYSVVFIVGLLGNSLAIFVVIRYTKMKTVTNMYILNLAVADELYILGIPFLATNSVLYYWPYGDFFCKVCMTADAMSQFMSTFCLTVMSIDRYLAVVHPIRSATWRRPQEGLNTCNITWPEMQNWWSVVFILYTSILGFFGPLFVISICYLLIVIKVRSAGVRAGVTKRRKSERKVTRMVVIIVLVFVLCWMPFFTTNIVNLVHIIPENNATAAVYFFLVTLTYVNSCANPILYGFLSDNFRQSFQKVLCSHKPKGVASGNQRDARQAAPQNAPTDNHEPLLLARNLHHNGNIRNNQCFQMEAAGKPDNDPSTALNGQSIP